The following proteins are co-located in the Chryseobacterium daecheongense genome:
- a CDS encoding SpvB/TcaC N-terminal domain-containing protein: MKILSSLVLSLCSVLGYSQTILYQQESTSRTVQDPQTVVLAQGFKASSGTSNPFVAKIGPSTENPGGGPTDSGAGAGNPTGTSAPTGQSFHDTKGNIEVSGTGQLQFSLPIALPPGIKSVAPQINLTYTSGSVNGIAGYGWDISGITAVSRISKNIEKDGITKSVQLDYSDNYSFNGQRLILKSGEYGKDGAEYVTEKYSNIKIKSLGTKNGVQGPMLFHVTFDDGSQAWYGDTEYSDPEHYSAARTSMGYNLVKWMDAQGNYITYEYEKNQYLTSQPVPGGDVTRIKKIKWGGNETLNKPHFNEISFNYNLDRTFKEISYHQGFYYNQDKLLNEVVVSTNGNQFRRYALEYTDNGTSYQFVNKITEYNSNNEAANPIAIEYEPAQTAGEETTKEYNITTTNTKKYGDFDMDGITDYLEYVPTPGTAGSTQVGVLNFKSSVYKDVPVMPLQYELNRFTAAEFGKAASVTFKKDGYVKNKAGIVIPHTVATGDPKKPNYELLVYSVDISDFRFKLEYSKLITYDQYAIGDPGDDDLPMTGCNYSVVSLSELTSYDYDGDGITELLFNFRRTRTCINGGFDPEPIGKTISNPVALDETTPPTLPYIEPSVNSSNTEEYGVPPIDNGEVNIIPGSTLTSFYSSILFDLSENLPVAESIYKYDEGTGAAKKIQFADFNGDGIQDIIWLNSSNGTMTKVFNINKISAGNFVLSNVGNFTGQALGGFFNGALYGDFNGDSKIDVLVPQGNKSYNWNLFLSDGKKLNQFYINNFIFYSSGTETLTQGVHNTFFESGCAYGMSRYFQYNTADLDGDGKSEIIVSNVLITDHTWNAHHDKEWTNTNVTVYSVNKVSGANDKSIVYNPPITILGASIPQPYNTENTVSIQTNSGINFYKTRNWLKSFNEKVIPFSNLTINKDNQQVILLGKPDDCSGVIGCGYNYVIQYGYPYVPALARAKNIKQGGITTEISYKELNSKTDANFYQPVQKELYPYFELEQAPLSAAVSQIKQYTPAGTLIQDFRYRGFLSHFTGRGVIGFRQTARSSLYAAGFENAKIWSGIQIDPLLDGVPVKEWSIRTNNENLIFPADISENNTQLLNYKSTIYKTDKLLNGQVVTTVSDADKPKVVTATVATSTLAKDFLTNVTTAGTAIYNTYYLPSKTTSNVNDNFSVTTTDFIYTHNPSGIGKDYFIGHLDAKTMQHAAYNTTNKVSQYYLYQNNLPKTVINVSGNNFSNNFSDNLTEDYKYDGFGNVIEKKVTAGSDSQFRINKSEYDDKGRFVIKKTDNLGLETSITYNNWGQILSETDPSGNTTTNTYDFWGKQLTAKTNIGGTTSYQYIKDDQGNTMVITYEADGSISRKYNNKLGQEYKTQTKGFEQGKFVAVYRMFDALGRKIKESEPYFDQATEDLPANIQWNTFTYDDSVFPAKMTASFFNGKQTESWVSGTVTTLKELNGYGRTTTKTVDALGNVISTTDKGGTINFTYNSLGKQLTAQYGSNVVTTKYDVWGRKTEHIDPSNGKYTYEYDGFDQVKKIISPKGTKEYIYNTVGQLITQKEISTVDAGAATNKLISFVYDNKGRVISKTGTSKGKAYSSSQVYDQQGRLLSASENSNGRYYMQKGVTYDDKGRVISYEKSLYSSGVLTKIDIENVYSTWNGELSQVKDKTSGKILWTLMQANAKGQVLKAKLGASEVNNVYDPNGFLASVNHSSQVKPGILQLSYSFDAIKNELKSRTTGGDFNIVESFDYDDNNRLINWTNPVTGIKPSSNRNVYDEKGRILENDQVGTIKFNNSAKIYQPTGMTLNAAGTQNYNNDLIQSIVYNENNDPVFIDGQKGDVAFQYGLTSMRQRVTYGGNFAADGDGKFTKFYSGDGSFEVVLDNTTGKEKHVLYIGGTPYESNIIFLKDYNETNGSYKFLHKDYIGSILAISDEAGNKLEQRHFDAWGNFTHLQVGNGAIITDKNIIDNTALLIERGYTSHEHFAEIGIIHMNGRLYDPLLRRFLNADENIQEPYNTQNYNKYGYVMNNPLLFNDPSGEYIFGIESALLAAVVIGAIVGAASYIVSAIITGQKFSLLGLFKSTVFGAISGAVTFGIGQLFAPAIQSAVQVSNTALKVMAQTGVALAQATVHGIAQGTLSLMQGGSFHQAMLSGALGSLGASAFGAFAKDFANQTVGKVLFGAISGGVGAELSGGNFWQGAVIGGIVAGLNHAMEHLQKTYEVSVLHDYGGANGAGHEAIAFENPDGTLLYISKDGTHENGGVYGETLKTDQNFKSIEEINDFYSTKVSPGKRYDAVAVYRATRAQINRGIAAARNVISTKYKLLTSSCTTVVEQSLKAMYNARIYSGMMAPNINFFINNFIFDKHLVKFYDIK, encoded by the coding sequence ATGAAGATTCTTTCATCATTGGTACTTTCCCTCTGTTCGGTGTTGGGCTATTCCCAGACCATACTCTATCAGCAGGAAAGTACATCAAGAACAGTACAGGATCCGCAAACCGTGGTCTTGGCTCAAGGGTTTAAGGCCTCCTCCGGCACTTCAAATCCTTTTGTGGCAAAGATCGGGCCTTCTACTGAAAACCCAGGTGGGGGACCTACAGATTCCGGCGCGGGAGCCGGTAATCCAACCGGGACATCTGCACCAACAGGCCAGAGTTTCCATGATACCAAAGGAAATATAGAGGTTTCCGGAACCGGACAACTGCAATTTAGCTTACCAATAGCTTTACCTCCAGGAATAAAAAGTGTAGCACCTCAGATCAACCTGACATATACAAGTGGTTCTGTCAATGGAATTGCGGGTTATGGTTGGGATATTTCAGGAATAACAGCAGTATCTAGAATAAGTAAGAATATTGAAAAAGACGGAATAACCAAATCAGTACAGCTCGATTATTCAGATAATTATAGCTTTAACGGACAGAGGCTCATTCTTAAATCCGGAGAATATGGAAAAGATGGAGCTGAATATGTTACTGAGAAATACTCCAATATCAAAATCAAATCATTAGGAACAAAAAATGGAGTTCAAGGACCCATGTTGTTCCATGTTACCTTTGATGACGGCTCGCAGGCATGGTATGGAGATACTGAATACAGCGATCCGGAGCATTATAGTGCAGCCAGAACCTCTATGGGATATAATCTTGTAAAATGGATGGATGCCCAGGGGAATTACATCACCTATGAATATGAGAAGAACCAATATCTTACTTCTCAACCAGTTCCAGGTGGGGATGTTACCCGGATAAAGAAAATAAAATGGGGTGGGAATGAAACCCTGAATAAACCACATTTCAATGAAATTTCGTTCAATTATAACCTGGATAGGACTTTTAAGGAGATTTCCTATCATCAGGGATTTTATTACAATCAGGACAAATTATTAAATGAGGTTGTCGTTTCCACTAATGGTAATCAGTTTAGAAGATATGCATTAGAATATACGGATAATGGTACGAGTTATCAGTTTGTCAATAAGATTACGGAATACAACAGTAATAATGAGGCAGCCAATCCCATAGCTATAGAATATGAACCTGCTCAGACTGCAGGAGAGGAAACAACTAAAGAATATAATATCACCACGACCAATACCAAAAAATATGGTGATTTTGATATGGATGGTATCACAGACTATCTGGAATACGTTCCCACTCCAGGGACTGCGGGATCCACACAGGTAGGTGTTTTGAACTTTAAGAGCTCTGTGTACAAAGATGTTCCGGTTATGCCGCTACAGTATGAACTTAATCGATTTACAGCTGCTGAGTTTGGTAAGGCGGCATCTGTGACTTTCAAAAAAGACGGATACGTAAAAAACAAAGCAGGAATTGTTATTCCTCATACCGTTGCTACAGGAGATCCTAAAAAACCCAATTATGAATTATTGGTATACTCTGTAGATATTTCAGATTTCAGATTCAAGCTGGAATATTCGAAACTAATTACGTATGATCAGTATGCTATTGGTGATCCCGGAGATGACGATCTTCCTATGACGGGCTGTAACTATTCGGTTGTAAGCTTATCGGAATTGACAAGCTATGATTATGACGGGGACGGAATTACGGAACTTCTTTTTAATTTCAGAAGAACGAGAACATGTATTAATGGAGGATTTGATCCGGAACCTATTGGTAAAACTATTTCAAATCCTGTTGCCTTGGATGAAACTACGCCGCCTACACTCCCTTATATCGAGCCTTCAGTTAACTCATCCAATACTGAAGAATATGGAGTACCTCCGATCGACAATGGAGAGGTAAACATTATTCCAGGAAGTACTTTAACAAGTTTTTACTCATCCATATTATTTGATCTAAGTGAAAACCTTCCGGTTGCCGAAAGCATTTACAAATATGACGAGGGAACAGGAGCTGCAAAGAAAATCCAGTTCGCAGATTTTAACGGAGATGGAATCCAGGATATTATCTGGCTCAATAGCTCCAATGGTACTATGACCAAAGTATTTAATATCAATAAAATATCTGCAGGAAACTTTGTATTATCCAATGTAGGAAACTTCACAGGACAAGCATTGGGAGGATTCTTCAATGGTGCACTATACGGTGACTTTAACGGCGACAGCAAAATTGATGTCTTAGTTCCTCAAGGCAATAAATCTTATAACTGGAATTTATTTTTATCTGATGGGAAAAAGCTGAATCAGTTCTACATCAATAACTTTATTTTCTACTCTTCAGGAACCGAAACCTTAACACAAGGTGTTCATAATACCTTCTTTGAAAGTGGATGTGCGTATGGTATGAGCAGATATTTCCAGTATAATACAGCAGATTTGGATGGCGATGGAAAATCTGAAATTATTGTTTCAAATGTTTTAATTACTGACCATACATGGAATGCTCACCATGACAAGGAATGGACTAATACCAATGTTACAGTTTACTCTGTTAACAAAGTATCCGGAGCCAATGATAAAAGTATTGTTTACAATCCTCCTATTACTATTCTGGGAGCAAGCATTCCACAACCTTATAATACTGAAAACACAGTTTCGATCCAAACTAATAGTGGTATCAACTTCTACAAAACAAGAAACTGGTTAAAGTCTTTTAACGAAAAGGTAATTCCTTTTAGTAATTTGACCATTAATAAAGACAACCAACAGGTTATCCTTTTAGGAAAACCAGATGATTGTTCTGGAGTTATCGGGTGCGGTTACAACTATGTGATTCAGTATGGATATCCTTATGTACCCGCTTTGGCAAGAGCTAAGAATATCAAGCAAGGAGGAATCACCACAGAGATTAGCTACAAAGAACTTAACTCAAAAACAGATGCTAATTTTTATCAGCCCGTACAAAAAGAACTTTATCCTTATTTTGAATTGGAGCAAGCACCATTATCCGCTGCTGTATCACAGATTAAACAGTATACGCCAGCCGGTACTCTGATCCAGGATTTCAGATACAGAGGTTTTTTAAGTCACTTTACAGGAAGAGGGGTAATTGGCTTCCGTCAAACTGCCCGCTCCTCCTTATATGCTGCCGGATTTGAAAATGCTAAAATTTGGTCGGGTATACAAATAGACCCTTTATTGGACGGAGTTCCGGTAAAAGAGTGGTCCATCAGAACCAATAATGAAAACCTGATATTCCCGGCAGATATCTCTGAGAACAACACTCAGTTATTAAATTACAAATCAACAATTTATAAGACAGATAAACTTCTCAACGGGCAAGTTGTTACAACAGTTTCTGATGCTGACAAACCTAAAGTTGTAACAGCTACTGTCGCAACCTCTACATTAGCTAAGGACTTTTTGACGAATGTTACAACAGCAGGAACAGCTATTTACAATACCTACTACCTGCCGTCTAAAACCACTTCCAATGTTAATGATAATTTTTCAGTAACCACGACGGACTTTATTTACACTCATAATCCTTCAGGAATTGGAAAAGATTATTTCATTGGTCATTTGGATGCAAAAACTATGCAGCATGCGGCTTATAATACGACCAATAAAGTAAGCCAATATTACTTGTACCAAAATAATCTCCCTAAAACAGTAATTAATGTTTCTGGAAATAACTTCTCCAATAACTTCTCGGACAATCTTACCGAGGATTATAAATATGATGGATTCGGTAATGTCATTGAGAAGAAAGTTACAGCCGGAAGTGATTCACAGTTCAGAATTAACAAAAGCGAATATGATGATAAGGGAAGATTTGTTATAAAGAAAACGGACAACCTTGGATTAGAAACCAGTATTACCTATAATAACTGGGGACAGATTTTGAGCGAGACAGATCCATCAGGAAATACAACAACCAACACTTATGATTTCTGGGGAAAACAGTTGACTGCCAAAACAAATATTGGTGGAACTACTAGCTACCAGTATATAAAAGATGACCAGGGAAATACCATGGTGATCACATATGAAGCAGATGGAAGTATCTCTAGAAAATATAATAACAAATTGGGTCAGGAATATAAAACCCAGACTAAAGGTTTTGAGCAAGGGAAATTCGTAGCAGTTTACCGCATGTTTGATGCTTTAGGCAGAAAAATTAAAGAGTCCGAGCCGTACTTTGACCAGGCAACTGAAGACTTGCCTGCCAATATCCAGTGGAACACATTTACCTATGATGATAGTGTATTCCCAGCTAAAATGACAGCTTCATTCTTTAATGGCAAACAGACGGAAAGTTGGGTATCAGGAACTGTCACAACTTTAAAAGAGCTTAACGGATATGGAAGAACAACGACCAAAACGGTAGATGCTTTAGGCAATGTAATCTCTACAACAGATAAAGGAGGGACTATTAATTTCACGTATAATTCCCTTGGAAAGCAGCTGACTGCTCAATATGGAAGCAACGTTGTAACAACAAAATATGACGTTTGGGGTAGAAAGACAGAACATATTGATCCATCCAACGGAAAATACACATATGAATATGATGGTTTTGATCAGGTTAAAAAAATCATCAGTCCTAAAGGGACGAAGGAGTATATCTATAATACTGTCGGTCAGCTGATCACTCAGAAAGAAATTTCAACAGTAGATGCAGGGGCTGCAACCAATAAACTGATTTCATTTGTTTATGATAATAAAGGAAGGGTAATTTCTAAAACCGGAACTTCTAAAGGAAAAGCGTACAGCTCAAGTCAAGTTTACGACCAACAAGGAAGACTTTTATCTGCATCTGAAAACAGCAACGGTAGATACTATATGCAGAAAGGAGTTACCTATGATGATAAAGGAAGGGTGATTTCTTACGAGAAGAGCCTATATTCATCTGGAGTGCTTACAAAGATAGATATTGAGAACGTTTATAGTACATGGAACGGGGAACTTTCCCAGGTAAAAGACAAAACATCAGGTAAAATATTATGGACCTTAATGCAGGCTAACGCCAAGGGTCAGGTATTAAAAGCAAAACTTGGAGCTTCAGAGGTTAATAACGTATATGATCCTAATGGATTCTTAGCAAGTGTAAACCATTCCTCACAAGTAAAGCCAGGTATTTTACAACTTTCTTATTCATTTGATGCAATAAAGAACGAGCTGAAAAGCAGAACAACGGGGGGTGATTTTAATATCGTTGAATCATTTGATTATGATGACAACAACAGATTGATCAACTGGACCAACCCTGTAACAGGAATCAAACCTTCAAGTAACCGTAATGTCTACGACGAGAAAGGAAGAATCTTAGAAAACGATCAGGTTGGAACTATTAAGTTTAATAATTCTGCCAAAATTTACCAACCAACAGGAATGACTTTAAATGCTGCAGGAACTCAGAATTATAATAATGACCTGATTCAAAGTATCGTTTATAACGAGAACAATGACCCGGTATTTATTGATGGTCAAAAAGGAGATGTAGCCTTCCAGTATGGATTAACAAGCATGAGACAAAGGGTTACTTATGGAGGTAACTTTGCAGCTGACGGAGATGGTAAGTTTACTAAATTCTATAGCGGAGATGGAAGTTTTGAAGTCGTATTAGATAATACTACAGGTAAAGAAAAGCATGTTCTTTACATTGGAGGAACTCCTTATGAGAGTAATATTATTTTCCTGAAAGATTATAACGAAACCAATGGCTCATATAAATTCCTTCATAAAGATTATATTGGAAGTATCCTAGCCATCAGTGATGAAGCAGGAAATAAACTAGAACAAAGACATTTTGATGCATGGGGTAATTTCACCCATCTTCAAGTTGGAAATGGTGCTATTATTACCGATAAGAATATTATTGACAATACAGCGTTACTGATTGAAAGAGGATACACCAGTCATGAACATTTTGCCGAAATAGGAATCATCCACATGAACGGAAGATTGTATGATCCACTGTTGAGAAGATTTTTAAATGCTGATGAGAATATTCAGGAACCTTACAACACCCAGAATTATAATAAGTATGGATATGTAATGAATAATCCATTGTTATTTAATGACCCAAGTGGTGAATACATCTTCGGTATTGAGTCTGCTTTATTGGCAGCAGTAGTTATCGGAGCGATCGTTGGTGCGGCAAGTTACATTGTAAGTGCTATTATCACAGGACAGAAGTTTTCTCTTCTGGGATTATTTAAATCTACTGTATTTGGTGCTATATCGGGTGCCGTCACCTTTGGTATAGGCCAGCTCTTTGCCCCCGCCATTCAATCTGCAGTGCAGGTATCTAATACAGCTTTGAAGGTAATGGCTCAAACAGGTGTAGCATTAGCGCAAGCCACAGTACATGGAATTGCTCAAGGAACTTTATCCTTAATGCAGGGTGGATCTTTCCACCAGGCAATGCTTTCAGGGGCATTGGGTAGTTTAGGAGCTTCAGCATTTGGTGCTTTTGCTAAAGATTTTGCTAATCAAACCGTAGGAAAGGTACTCTTTGGGGCTATCTCAGGAGGTGTAGGTGCCGAATTGTCCGGAGGTAACTTCTGGCAGGGTGCTGTGATCGGTGGAATTGTTGCTGGATTAAATCATGCGATGGAGCATCTACAAAAGACTTATGAAGTAAGTGTTCTTCACGATTATGGCGGTGCTAACGGAGCAGGTCATGAAGCCATAGCATTTGAAAATCCAGATGGTACACTACTTTATATATCTAAGGATGGAACCCATGAAAATGGAGGGGTATATGGAGAAACTCTTAAAACTGATCAAAATTTTAAAAGTATTGAGGAAATTAACGACTTCTACAGCACCAAGGTTTCACCAGGTAAAAGGTATGATGCGGTTGCTGTTTACAGAGCGACAAGAGCCCAGATCAATCGCGGAATTGCTGCTGCAAGAAATGTAATCTCAACGAAGTACAAACTGCTTACTTCAAGTTGTACTACTGTAGTGGAGCAATCATTGAAAGCAATGTATAATGCTAGAATATATTCAGGTATGATGGCTCCTAATATTAATTTCTTCATTAATAATTTTATATTTGATAAGCATTTAGTTAAGTTTTATGATATTAAATAA
- a CDS encoding cell wall anchor protein, translated as MKTKLVPLLIAVSSMAFAQSWNLTGNSGTNPSSNFIGTTDNQPLVFKTNNTKVMSILPNGVVKVGINDPGGSGEAYFRIYKEDNPAFEIANSLGSFQIGKSGCSGCWGGQIGDTVLRNLGQSHNIIIAQPNDGNDGSTYFGIQDAYNGTWVKFFNNAIARFDGKIKAKEVEVKANVWADYVFKKEYPLRSLEDVEKHIHEKGHLPNIPTAKEVLENGINVAEMNSKLLEKIEELTLYSIEQNKQIKHQAIQLKLLQDENEVLKIQSAKIEKLEQKVQELLSTQK; from the coding sequence ATGAAGACTAAACTTGTACCGCTATTGATAGCCGTATCCTCTATGGCTTTTGCCCAATCTTGGAATCTTACTGGAAACTCAGGGACTAATCCGTCTAGTAATTTCATTGGAACTACAGACAATCAACCTCTGGTTTTTAAAACGAATAATACAAAAGTAATGAGTATTCTTCCAAATGGAGTAGTAAAAGTAGGAATTAATGATCCCGGAGGAAGCGGTGAAGCTTATTTCAGAATCTATAAGGAAGACAATCCTGCTTTTGAAATTGCAAATTCATTAGGCTCTTTCCAGATTGGAAAATCAGGGTGCTCGGGCTGTTGGGGCGGGCAAATTGGAGATACCGTTCTTAGAAACCTGGGGCAAAGCCACAATATCATTATTGCTCAGCCTAATGATGGTAATGATGGCTCCACGTATTTCGGTATTCAAGACGCTTATAACGGAACTTGGGTAAAATTCTTCAACAATGCTATTGCCAGATTTGATGGTAAAATTAAGGCTAAAGAAGTTGAAGTAAAAGCTAATGTATGGGCAGATTATGTGTTTAAAAAAGAATACCCACTGAGATCTTTAGAGGATGTTGAAAAACATATTCATGAAAAAGGACATTTGCCTAACATTCCAACGGCTAAGGAGGTACTTGAAAACGGGATTAACGTTGCTGAGATGAATTCCAAACTTCTTGAAAAGATAGAAGAACTAACTCTTTATTCAATTGAACAGAATAAACAAATAAAGCATCAGGCAATACAACTAAAGCTGCTTCAGGATGAAAATGAAGTTTTAAAAATCCAATCTGCAAAGATTGAAAAACTTGAACAGAAGGTTCAAGAGCTGCTTTCAACACAAAAATAA